CTCGACGGTAACTCACATATGAGATAACGCAAGTCGCCACGGCGCGGTCGCGGAGGATCCGGGTCTGCGAGGATCCTCCTATGCGCGCCACCACCATCCACGCTCCGGGCGACATCCGCTTCGAGGAGGTCCCCGACCCGCAGTTGAAGAAGCCCACCGACGCCATCGTCAGGGTCACCGCCGGCTGCATCTGCGGCTCCGACCTGTGGCCCTACCGCGGCGAGAACCCGATCCGGCCCGGTGCCACGATCGGCCACGAGTGCATCGGCGTCGTGGAGGAGGTCGGCGACGAGGTCCGCGACGTGCGTCCCGGCGACTTCGTCGTCGTCCCGTTCTGCCACTGCGACAACACCTGCGCCCACTGCCGCGCCGGCGCGCAGTCGGCGTGCGTCAACCTCGGGATGACCGCCAGTGGCCAGGCCGAGTACGCCCGGGTCAATCAGGCCGACGGCAGCCTGGTCCGCGTCGACGGCGCCCGGCCCGGCGAGCTCGACGCGAGCCTGGTGGCCTCGCTGCTCGCGCTCAGCGACGTGATGCCGACCGGGTGGCACGCCGCGGTCGCGGCCGGGGTGAAGCCCGGTGACACCGCGGTCGTGGTCGGCGACGGAGCCGTCGGGCTGTGCGGCGTGATCGCCGCCTCGGTGCTGGGCGCGGAGCGGATCGTCGCGATGTCGCGCCACGAGCCGCGCCAGGAGCTCGCCCGCGCCTTCGGCGCGACCCACGTGGTGGCCGCCCGCGGCGAGGAGGGCGTCGCCGAGGTGCGCGAGCTGACCGACGGCATCGGGGCCGACGCGGTCCTGGAGTGCGTCGGCACCAACGACGCGATGACCACCGCGATCGGCGTCACCCGCCCGGGCGGCGGCGTCGGCTTCGTGGGCGTGCCGCACGGCGTCGAGCTGCCGGTGCGCACGCTGTTCGAGCGCAACATCGGGCTGCGCGGCGGCATCGCGCCGGTGCGCCGCTATCTGCCCGAGCTGCTCGCGCTGGTCCAGGAGCGACGGATCGATCCGGGCCGGGTCTTCGACCTCACCCTGCCGCTCGCGGAGGTGGCCGACGGCTACCGCGCCATGGACGAGCGCCGGGCCATCAAGGTCCTGTTGCGGCCCTGACCCGGCCCCGATGTGTGCGGATGTCGGCGTCGCGACCTAGCGTCGCGACCATGACCCGTCTGGAGCACACCGCCTATCTCGACCACATCCGCACCGAGTCGGCCCGGTTCGTCGCGGTCCTCGAGGGCTGCCCGCCCGACGCCCGGGTCCCGTCCTGCCCCGACTGGGACGCGGCCGACCTGCTGTGGCACCTCACCGAGGTCCAGCACTCCTGGGACCACGTGATCCGGCACCGACCCGCAGCACCCGAGGACTACGCCGAGCCGACCCGCCCGGCCACGTACGACGAGCTGCTCGCGGCCTTCCGCAGCACGCACGCCGCCTTCGGCGAGGCGCTGCGGGCCGCCCCGCCGGCCGACGCCGCCTGGTTCTGGTCCGGTGACCCCGACCACCAGAACGTTGCCCACCTGGCCCGGCGCCAGGCCCACGAGGCGCTCATCCACCGACTCGACGCCGAGCTCGCGGCCGGCCGGGTCACCGCGCTGCCGCCCGCGCTGGCCGCCGACGGCATCGACGAGGTCCTCGACGTGATGTACGGCGGCCTGCCGCCGTGGGGGAGGTTCGAGCCGCGCGAGCAGTACGCCGAGTTCCGCGCCAGCGACACCGGCACCTCGGTGTGGGTCCGGCTCGGCACGTTCTCGGGTACGACGCCCGACGGCGTCGAGCGCAGCGGCGAGCCCGACCAGCACGTCGTCACGGACCCCGGCGTGGCCGCGGATCTGCTGGTCACGGGCACGGCCGGCGACCTCGACGCCTGGCTGTGGCACCGCGGCGACGAGGACCGGGTGACGATCACCGGCGACGCCGGGGTGCGCGCCCATGTGGGCGCGGTGCTGGGTCAGGCGATCGACTGAGGACCGGCACCGCGCACCTGCGCCCGGCGGCTCGACCGGCCCGCGACCAGCACGACGCCGAACAGCGCGGCGATGCCCAGGACGAACAGCAGCACGACCGCCAGGACGATCACGAGGGCGAGAAGACTCATGGGCCCCACCTTCGCATGACGCAGGTCACATCCCAAGAGTGATGCGGGTCACAGGGAAGCGTTCGGCTTTGCGACCGGGGGAGGACGACGCCCGCCACGTGCCTGCGCGAGGATCGCGCCATGGGCGATCTCCACGACATGACGTTCCTGGTGACCGGAGCCAACACCGGCATCGGCAAGGAGACGGTCCGCGGCCTCGCCGGGCGCGGTGCCCGGGTGGTGCTCGCCGGCCGCTCCGAGGAGCGGACCCGCGCGGCGATCCGCGAGATCGCGGCGGAGACAGGCAACACCGCCCTCGACTTCCTGCCCCTCGACCTGGGCGACCTGGCGTCGGTGCGGGCCGCCGCGGCGAGCTTCCTCGGCTCCGGCGAGCGGCTCGACGTCCTGATCAACAACGCCGGCCTCGCCGGGAAGCGGGGGATGAGCGCCAGCGGGTTCGAGCTGGCGTTCGGCACCAACCACGTGGGGCCGTTCCTGTTCACCGAGCTGCTCCGCGACCACATCGCCGCGACCGGACCCGGCCGGATCGTCAATGTCGCGAGCACGGGCCACTACCGGGCGAAGGGCATCGACTGGGAGGCGGTCCGCCGGCCCTCGGTCACCCGCACCGCCTTCGACGAGTACTGCGTCTCGAAGCTCGCCAACGTGCTGCACGCGCGCGAGCTCGGCCGGCGGCTACAGGGCACCGGCGTGACGACGTACGCGCTGCACCCGGGGGCGATCGCCTCGGACGTGTGGCGGGAGGTGCCCTTCGGACTGCGCCACGCGATGAAGCTGTTCATGAAGTCGCCGGCCGACGGCGCCCGGACGTCGCTGTACTGCGCGACCTCGCCCGACCTCGCGCGAGACACCGGACGCTACTACGACGACCGGCGCGAGAAGGAGCCGTCCCGCGTCGTCACCGACGAGCTCGCCGCCGAGCTGTGGGAGCGCAGCGAGGCCTGGGTCACCGCGGGCTGAGCAGCACCCCGGGGTTGAGGATCCCGGCCGGGTCGAGGGATGCCTTCGCCGCGCGCAGCGCGACGGCGAAGGGCTCCGGTCGCTGGGTGTCGTACCACGGCCGGTGGTCGCGGCCGACCGCGTGGTGGTGGGTGATCGTGCCGCCCTGGTCGGCGATGGCCGACGACACCGCGGCCTTGATCTCATCCCACTGGGCGACGGTGCTGCCCCAGCGGCCGGCGGCGTAGATGCCGTAGTACGGCGCCGGACCGTCGGGGTAGACGTGGGTGAACCGGCAGGTGACCACGCCCTGACCGCCGCAGACGCGGGCGATCGCGTCGGTCGCGGCGGCGGTGACGGCCGCGTGGAGGGCCGGGAACGCCGCCCAGGTGCACGCCGTCTCGAAGGTCTCGACGATCATCGAGCGTCGGGCGAGGGCGTCGCGCTGGTAGGGCATCCGGATGAAGGCGGAGCGCCAGGCCCGGGAGGCGTCGCCTGCCGGCTCCGGCGTGGGAGTGGCGGACCTGTCGCGGGTGGTGCGCACCGTGCCGCCGTGATCGGCGACGAGCTCGAGGGCGCGGTCGAGCCAGGCATCGACGGGGTGGTCGGCGGACTCGAAGGCGACGATGAGGACGCCGCCCTCGGTCGCCGTGCCGGCGTTGATGAGCGCCTCGGCGGGGTCGAGCAGGCGGCAGTTGGCGGGGTGCAGGCCGGACTGGGCGATCGCGCGGGTGGCGGCGACCGCGGCGT
This region of Nocardioides sp. L-11A genomic DNA includes:
- a CDS encoding zinc-dependent alcohol dehydrogenase family protein; its protein translation is MRATTIHAPGDIRFEEVPDPQLKKPTDAIVRVTAGCICGSDLWPYRGENPIRPGATIGHECIGVVEEVGDEVRDVRPGDFVVVPFCHCDNTCAHCRAGAQSACVNLGMTASGQAEYARVNQADGSLVRVDGARPGELDASLVASLLALSDVMPTGWHAAVAAGVKPGDTAVVVGDGAVGLCGVIAASVLGAERIVAMSRHEPRQELARAFGATHVVAARGEEGVAEVRELTDGIGADAVLECVGTNDAMTTAIGVTRPGGGVGFVGVPHGVELPVRTLFERNIGLRGGIAPVRRYLPELLALVQERRIDPGRVFDLTLPLAEVADGYRAMDERRAIKVLLRP
- a CDS encoding maleylpyruvate isomerase family mycothiol-dependent enzyme, whose amino-acid sequence is MTRLEHTAYLDHIRTESARFVAVLEGCPPDARVPSCPDWDAADLLWHLTEVQHSWDHVIRHRPAAPEDYAEPTRPATYDELLAAFRSTHAAFGEALRAAPPADAAWFWSGDPDHQNVAHLARRQAHEALIHRLDAELAAGRVTALPPALAADGIDEVLDVMYGGLPPWGRFEPREQYAEFRASDTGTSVWVRLGTFSGTTPDGVERSGEPDQHVVTDPGVAADLLVTGTAGDLDAWLWHRGDEDRVTITGDAGVRAHVGAVLGQAID
- a CDS encoding SDR family oxidoreductase; translated protein: MGDLHDMTFLVTGANTGIGKETVRGLAGRGARVVLAGRSEERTRAAIREIAAETGNTALDFLPLDLGDLASVRAAAASFLGSGERLDVLINNAGLAGKRGMSASGFELAFGTNHVGPFLFTELLRDHIAATGPGRIVNVASTGHYRAKGIDWEAVRRPSVTRTAFDEYCVSKLANVLHARELGRRLQGTGVTTYALHPGAIASDVWREVPFGLRHAMKLFMKSPADGARTSLYCATSPDLARDTGRYYDDRREKEPSRVVTDELAAELWERSEAWVTAG